A genomic region of Desulfosarcina ovata subsp. ovata contains the following coding sequences:
- a CDS encoding IS1634 family transposase, whose protein sequence is MTIGVFSVIQDGMYIRRTTIKSKKDGETYFTHRLVGSVRVGNKVKQRTIINLGKNFPFPREQWPDIACRVEGIINGQSSLFKLPEKIEQAAQHYAAQIIQTRSSQNNNTDKNDSIDAPDYRLIDIDSLELIRPRSVSIEHVSHETFLKLQLDKIFEGLGYNNHQIAAAIGSIVGRMAVPGSELSTHYWLQNRSGLGELIGYDYESMSLKRIYEISDRIYKDKEAIERHLYNRERFLFGFEEIITLYDLTNTFFEGSCKYNELGKHGKSKEKRSDCPLVTLALVLDSSGFPRRSKIFSGNVSEPSTLEEMISSLNKPSESSLEDDKQMSVFDKKKPVVVMDAGIATNDNVQWLQANHYRYLVVSRKRYREFDHDKAVEVKRDKDYIVKAYKKYVKETEETEIYCHSSEREKKDQSIQNRFSERFEADLKSLNDGLNQKGRLKIYEKVVEKVGRLKQKYTKAAKNYEITIHKDKGSKKATKITWKIKKNSDSSDSNPGVYCLRTNLNDLDETILWRTYTMLTDLEAVFRSLKSELGLRPVFHQITRRVKGHLFITLLAYHHVHTIRFRLKENGIHTSWSDLRKEFELCGPCPGWILHKGLTKN, encoded by the coding sequence TTGACAATCGGTGTTTTTTCTGTAATTCAAGATGGCATGTATATCCGACGAACAACAATTAAGAGCAAAAAAGATGGCGAAACATATTTCACTCATCGCCTTGTTGGATCAGTTAGAGTTGGAAATAAGGTGAAGCAGCGCACTATTATAAATCTCGGTAAAAATTTTCCTTTTCCACGAGAACAATGGCCAGATATTGCTTGTCGTGTTGAGGGAATTATTAATGGTCAATCAAGTTTGTTTAAATTGCCGGAAAAAATTGAGCAAGCCGCACAGCATTATGCTGCACAAATCATACAAACCCGGTCGAGTCAAAACAACAATACAGACAAAAACGATAGTATAGATGCCCCCGATTACCGTTTGATTGATATCGATAGTCTTGAACTTATAAGACCGCGTAGCGTTAGTATTGAACATGTATCACATGAAACATTTCTCAAATTACAATTGGATAAAATATTTGAAGGTCTTGGATATAATAATCATCAAATAGCAGCTGCAATCGGAAGTATAGTTGGTCGAATGGCGGTTCCCGGCAGTGAGTTATCAACGCATTACTGGCTGCAAAATCGAAGCGGTTTAGGCGAATTAATCGGCTATGACTATGAAAGTATGTCGCTAAAACGAATCTATGAAATATCTGACCGTATTTACAAAGACAAAGAAGCGATTGAAAGGCATTTATACAACCGAGAACGTTTTTTGTTTGGTTTTGAAGAAATAATTACACTTTATGATTTGACAAACACATTTTTTGAGGGAAGCTGTAAGTATAATGAACTTGGCAAGCATGGAAAATCAAAAGAAAAACGCTCAGACTGTCCCTTGGTAACTTTGGCTTTAGTTTTGGACAGTAGCGGCTTTCCAAGAAGAAGTAAAATATTTTCCGGAAACGTTAGTGAGCCATCAACACTGGAAGAAATGATTTCAAGCTTGAATAAACCATCAGAAAGTTCATTAGAAGACGATAAGCAGATGAGTGTTTTTGATAAAAAGAAACCAGTTGTCGTAATGGATGCCGGGATAGCAACAAACGATAATGTACAATGGTTGCAGGCGAATCATTACCGATACCTTGTTGTCAGCAGGAAAAGATATAGAGAATTTGATCATGATAAAGCTGTTGAAGTAAAAAGAGATAAGGATTACATTGTTAAAGCGTACAAAAAATATGTCAAGGAAACAGAAGAGACTGAAATTTATTGTCATTCAAGTGAGCGAGAAAAAAAGGATCAGAGCATTCAAAATCGATTTTCAGAAAGATTTGAAGCAGACTTAAAATCATTGAACGATGGTTTAAATCAAAAAGGTCGGCTAAAGATTTATGAGAAGGTTGTTGAAAAAGTAGGACGGCTGAAACAAAAATATACCAAAGCTGCTAAAAATTATGAGATTACCATCCATAAAGATAAAGGATCAAAGAAGGCGACAAAGATTACCTGGAAGATAAAAAAAAATTCTGACTCTTCAGATTCAAATCCAGGCGTTTATTGTTTGAGAACAAACTTGAACGATCTGGATGAAACTATTCTTTGGCGTACATATACGATGTTGACTGATCTTGAAGCTGTATTTCGAAGTTTAAAATCGGAGTTGGGTTTACGGCCGGTGTTTCATCAAATAACGAGGAGAGTAAAAGGACATCTCTTTATCACATTATTAGCTTATCACCACGTTCATACAATCAGGTTTAGACTTAAAGAAAATGGGATTCATACAAGTTGGTCCGATTTGAGAAAAGAATTCGAGCTGTGCGGACCATGCCCAGGATGGATATTGCACAAAGGGCTAACCAAAAATTAA